Proteins found in one Zea mays cultivar B73 chromosome 1, Zm-B73-REFERENCE-NAM-5.0, whole genome shotgun sequence genomic segment:
- the LOC100216822 gene encoding two-pore potassium channel 1 isoform X1 translates to MQIQVKQMADNSIEQALIENPPNVLKWKPSERAKRFRRCRSTPSDPTDQKPAENGSVLKAKELFKEKRPSFMLVGLLLFAYLLVGVIIFYLFMDQLSGKTTNRVLDALYFVIVTMTSVGYGDLFPNSDTTKLLACAFVFTGMAIIALFISKAADYLVEKQEVLFFKALHMNMKGSEAKMLGAMETNRIKYKFYTVALLLAMVIVAGTVFLWKVEKLSLVDSFYCVCATITTLGYGDKSFSSKLGRVFAVFWITTSTLIMAQFFMYLAELYTERRQKILTKWVINRRITTMDLEAADIDDDRQVGAAEFVLYKLKELGKISQEEISCFLEEFDKLDVDQSGTLSTYDLTLGQTIQ, encoded by the exons ATG CAGATCCAGGTTAAGCAGATGGCTGACAACAGCATTGAGCAAGCATTGATAGAGAATCCTCCTAATGTGCTGAAATGGAAGCCATCAGAAAGAGCTAAACGGTTTCGACGATGCAGGTCAACTCCCTCAGATCCCACCGATCAAAAACCTGCAGAAAACGGATCTGTGCTTAAAGCCAAAGAGTTATTCAAGGAGAAAAGGCCGAGCTTCATGCTTGTAGGCCTCCTCCTTTTCGCCTACCTACTAGTGGGTGTCATCATCTTTTACCTATTCATGGATCAATTATCTGGGAAGACAACTAATAGAGTGCTTGACGCCTTGTACTTCGTTATTGTCACAATGACCTCGGTTGGCTATGGGGATCTTTTCCCAAACAGTGACACAACAAAGCTGCTTGCTTGCGCTTTTGTATTCACAGGAATGGCGATCATTGCTCTCTTCATCAGTAAAGCGGCAGATTACCTTGTTGAGAAACAGGAGGTGTTGTTCTTCAAAGCACTGCACATGAATATGAAGGGCAGCGAGGCCAAAATGCTAGGAGCAATGGAAACAAATAGGATAAAGTACAAATTCTACACTGTCGCTCTGCTTCTTGCAATGGTTATTGTTGCTGGGACTGTATTTCTGTGGAAGGTTGAGAAGCTCAGCCTTGTTGATTCCTTCTACTGTGTCTGTGCCACGATCACTACCCTGGGTTATGGGGATAAAAGCTTCTCGTCCAAACTGGGGCGTGTTTTTGCAGTGTTTTGGATAACCACAAGTACTCTCATCATGGCTCAGTTCTTCATGTACCTTGCTGAGCTCTACACTGAGCGCCGGCAGAAAATCCTGACCAAATGGGTGATCAACAGGAGGATAACCACCATGGATCTTGAGGCAGCTGATATAGATGACGACCGACAAGTTGG TGCTGCTGAATTTGTACTTTACAAGCTAAAAGAGCTCGGCAAGATCAGCCAAGAGGAGATATCTTGTTTTCTCGAGGAGTTTGACAAGCTTGATGTTGACCAGTCTGGCACACTCTCAACTTACGACCTTACTCTAGGACAAACAATTCAATGA
- the LOC100216822 gene encoding two-pore potassium channel 1 isoform X2: protein MADNSIEQALIENPPNVLKWKPSERAKRFRRCRSTPSDPTDQKPAENGSVLKAKELFKEKRPSFMLVGLLLFAYLLVGVIIFYLFMDQLSGKTTNRVLDALYFVIVTMTSVGYGDLFPNSDTTKLLACAFVFTGMAIIALFISKAADYLVEKQEVLFFKALHMNMKGSEAKMLGAMETNRIKYKFYTVALLLAMVIVAGTVFLWKVEKLSLVDSFYCVCATITTLGYGDKSFSSKLGRVFAVFWITTSTLIMAQFFMYLAELYTERRQKILTKWVINRRITTMDLEAADIDDDRQVGAAEFVLYKLKELGKISQEEISCFLEEFDKLDVDQSGTLSTYDLTLGQTIQ, encoded by the exons ATGGCTGACAACAGCATTGAGCAAGCATTGATAGAGAATCCTCCTAATGTGCTGAAATGGAAGCCATCAGAAAGAGCTAAACGGTTTCGACGATGCAGGTCAACTCCCTCAGATCCCACCGATCAAAAACCTGCAGAAAACGGATCTGTGCTTAAAGCCAAAGAGTTATTCAAGGAGAAAAGGCCGAGCTTCATGCTTGTAGGCCTCCTCCTTTTCGCCTACCTACTAGTGGGTGTCATCATCTTTTACCTATTCATGGATCAATTATCTGGGAAGACAACTAATAGAGTGCTTGACGCCTTGTACTTCGTTATTGTCACAATGACCTCGGTTGGCTATGGGGATCTTTTCCCAAACAGTGACACAACAAAGCTGCTTGCTTGCGCTTTTGTATTCACAGGAATGGCGATCATTGCTCTCTTCATCAGTAAAGCGGCAGATTACCTTGTTGAGAAACAGGAGGTGTTGTTCTTCAAAGCACTGCACATGAATATGAAGGGCAGCGAGGCCAAAATGCTAGGAGCAATGGAAACAAATAGGATAAAGTACAAATTCTACACTGTCGCTCTGCTTCTTGCAATGGTTATTGTTGCTGGGACTGTATTTCTGTGGAAGGTTGAGAAGCTCAGCCTTGTTGATTCCTTCTACTGTGTCTGTGCCACGATCACTACCCTGGGTTATGGGGATAAAAGCTTCTCGTCCAAACTGGGGCGTGTTTTTGCAGTGTTTTGGATAACCACAAGTACTCTCATCATGGCTCAGTTCTTCATGTACCTTGCTGAGCTCTACACTGAGCGCCGGCAGAAAATCCTGACCAAATGGGTGATCAACAGGAGGATAACCACCATGGATCTTGAGGCAGCTGATATAGATGACGACCGACAAGTTGG TGCTGCTGAATTTGTACTTTACAAGCTAAAAGAGCTCGGCAAGATCAGCCAAGAGGAGATATCTTGTTTTCTCGAGGAGTTTGACAAGCTTGATGTTGACCAGTCTGGCACACTCTCAACTTACGACCTTACTCTAGGACAAACAATTCAATGA
- the LOC100216822 gene encoding two-pore potassium channel 1 isoform X3, with amino-acid sequence MIQVKQMADNSIEQALIENPPNVLKWKPSERAKRFRRCRSTPSDPTDQKPAENGSVLKAKELFKEKRPSFMLVGLLLFAYLLVGVIIFYLFMDQLSGKTTNRVLDALYFVIVTMTSVGYGDLFPNSDTTKLLACAFVFTGMAIIALFISKAADYLVEKQEVLFFKALHMNMKGSEAKMLGAMETNRIKYKFYTVALLLAMVIVAGTVFLWKVEKLSLVDSFYCVCATITTLGYGDKSFSSKLGRVFAVFWITTSTLIMAQFFMYLAELYTERRQKILTKWVINRRITTMDLEAADIDDDRQVGAAEFVLYKLKELGKISQEEISCFLEEFDKLDVDQSGTLSTYDLTLGQTIQ; translated from the exons ATG ATCCAGGTTAAGCAGATGGCTGACAACAGCATTGAGCAAGCATTGATAGAGAATCCTCCTAATGTGCTGAAATGGAAGCCATCAGAAAGAGCTAAACGGTTTCGACGATGCAGGTCAACTCCCTCAGATCCCACCGATCAAAAACCTGCAGAAAACGGATCTGTGCTTAAAGCCAAAGAGTTATTCAAGGAGAAAAGGCCGAGCTTCATGCTTGTAGGCCTCCTCCTTTTCGCCTACCTACTAGTGGGTGTCATCATCTTTTACCTATTCATGGATCAATTATCTGGGAAGACAACTAATAGAGTGCTTGACGCCTTGTACTTCGTTATTGTCACAATGACCTCGGTTGGCTATGGGGATCTTTTCCCAAACAGTGACACAACAAAGCTGCTTGCTTGCGCTTTTGTATTCACAGGAATGGCGATCATTGCTCTCTTCATCAGTAAAGCGGCAGATTACCTTGTTGAGAAACAGGAGGTGTTGTTCTTCAAAGCACTGCACATGAATATGAAGGGCAGCGAGGCCAAAATGCTAGGAGCAATGGAAACAAATAGGATAAAGTACAAATTCTACACTGTCGCTCTGCTTCTTGCAATGGTTATTGTTGCTGGGACTGTATTTCTGTGGAAGGTTGAGAAGCTCAGCCTTGTTGATTCCTTCTACTGTGTCTGTGCCACGATCACTACCCTGGGTTATGGGGATAAAAGCTTCTCGTCCAAACTGGGGCGTGTTTTTGCAGTGTTTTGGATAACCACAAGTACTCTCATCATGGCTCAGTTCTTCATGTACCTTGCTGAGCTCTACACTGAGCGCCGGCAGAAAATCCTGACCAAATGGGTGATCAACAGGAGGATAACCACCATGGATCTTGAGGCAGCTGATATAGATGACGACCGACAAGTTGG TGCTGCTGAATTTGTACTTTACAAGCTAAAAGAGCTCGGCAAGATCAGCCAAGAGGAGATATCTTGTTTTCTCGAGGAGTTTGACAAGCTTGATGTTGACCAGTCTGGCACACTCTCAACTTACGACCTTACTCTAGGACAAACAATTCAATGA